One region of Streptomyces subrutilus genomic DNA includes:
- a CDS encoding glutamate ABC transporter substrate-binding protein — MAVACAVTAATVLLPLASAAPDAAGGAAVRGPVSTAAAPAAPLDTCQDPEASLRPSGLDGAAIARIKAAGKLVAGVDQNSFRWGYRNQAEDGGGLDGFDIDLVKAIAQDILGDPNAVIYRAIPTSQRIPALQEGRVDIVVRTMTINCKRLEEVAFSTAYFEAGQQVLAPRGSKITGYDTSLRDQRICFAAGSTAEATLKAQSYGSVPVTVPNQLDCLVRLQLGEVDGIVTDNALAAGQAAQDPSVRLVGSPFTREFYGVAMNKDASDLVRRVNKVLEEYRSGGDESRWMKSYLKHLQPVLPGVTAPPAPKYRDG, encoded by the coding sequence ATGGCCGTGGCCTGTGCGGTGACCGCCGCGACCGTGCTGCTGCCGCTGGCCAGTGCGGCGCCGGACGCCGCGGGCGGCGCGGCGGTCCGCGGGCCCGTGTCGACGGCGGCGGCCCCGGCGGCGCCCCTCGACACCTGCCAGGACCCGGAGGCCAGCCTGCGCCCGTCGGGCCTGGACGGCGCGGCGATAGCCCGGATCAAGGCGGCGGGCAAGCTCGTCGCGGGCGTGGACCAGAACAGCTTCCGGTGGGGCTATCGCAACCAGGCCGAGGACGGCGGCGGGCTCGACGGCTTCGACATCGACCTGGTGAAGGCCATCGCCCAGGACATCCTCGGCGATCCGAACGCGGTGATCTACCGGGCCATCCCGACCAGCCAGCGCATCCCGGCGCTCCAGGAGGGCCGCGTCGACATCGTGGTGCGGACCATGACCATCAACTGCAAGCGGCTGGAGGAGGTCGCCTTCTCGACGGCCTACTTCGAGGCCGGGCAGCAGGTGCTGGCCCCCAGGGGCTCGAAGATCACCGGGTACGACACCTCGCTGAGGGACCAGCGGATCTGCTTCGCGGCCGGCTCCACGGCCGAGGCGACCCTGAAGGCCCAGTCGTACGGCTCGGTGCCGGTCACCGTGCCCAACCAGCTGGACTGCCTGGTCCGCCTCCAGCTGGGCGAGGTCGACGGCATCGTCACGGACAACGCCCTCGCGGCCGGCCAGGCCGCGCAGGACCCGTCGGTGCGGCTGGTCGGCTCGCCGTTCACCCGCGAGTTCTACGGCGTGGCGATGAACAAGGACGCCTCCGACCTGGTGCGCCGGGTCAACAAGGTGCTGGAGGAGTACCGTTCGGGCGGCGACGAGAGCCGCTGGATGAAGTCGTACCTCAAGCACCTGCAACCGGTGCTGCCCGGCGTGACCGCGCCGCCCGCCCCCAAGTACCGGGACGGCTGA
- a CDS encoding protein phosphatase 2C domain-containing protein: MTAPPPAAPAADHPTVPLPSPPPAPPAPPAPPAPPAAASGHGTSAPGGSHAGPEPAPGWGSVASAAPTLVGEAGGWALTPAEPDPDREPGNGPPPGTGPEPGHTPEPGHTPEPRHAPQPGHARDPHPADVPYAATGHDGPHGTPTPPEGTPWAAAEHPYGAGADDPQTPRDLPAGGATPREGTPWTTGEAPYEAPGPAHPAAPAEAPQGAGGKTCVACRTGYVDTDGYCEHCGHAQPRERDHLEEELGSVAAVSDRGLRHHRNEDAFAVAATALPDGSAATVAIVCDGVSSASRPDEASAAAAAAANEYLLDALPRGAHPQEAMHEAILAAAAAVNALAPEVPGAQNAPACTLVGAVVSEGLLTIGWVGDSRAYWVPDDRAALSRRLTEDDSWAAQMVSAGLMGEAEAYADVRAHAITGWLGADAYDLEPHTAVFKPDHAGVVVVCTDGLWNYAEAARDLAQVLPPDAAVRPLHSAQVLVGHALDGGGHDNVTVALVPFAAPPEAEAGPGDGRGAEPEPGARPGAEPQAEASPRA, translated from the coding sequence GTGACCGCCCCTCCCCCGGCGGCCCCGGCCGCGGACCACCCCACCGTCCCCCTCCCCTCGCCCCCGCCGGCGCCACCGGCGCCACCGGCGCCACCGGCCCCGCCGGCCGCCGCGAGCGGGCACGGGACCTCGGCACCCGGCGGTTCCCACGCCGGCCCCGAGCCCGCCCCGGGCTGGGGCAGCGTCGCCTCCGCCGCCCCGACCCTGGTCGGAGAGGCGGGCGGCTGGGCGCTCACCCCGGCGGAACCCGATCCGGACCGGGAACCGGGCAACGGCCCGCCGCCGGGGACGGGCCCGGAGCCCGGACACACCCCCGAGCCCGGACACACCCCCGAGCCCAGGCACGCCCCGCAGCCCGGCCACGCCCGGGATCCGCACCCCGCCGACGTCCCGTACGCCGCCACCGGCCACGACGGCCCGCACGGCACCCCCACGCCTCCCGAGGGCACCCCGTGGGCCGCCGCGGAGCACCCGTACGGCGCCGGGGCCGACGACCCGCAGACCCCCCGCGACCTGCCCGCCGGCGGCGCGACGCCGCGGGAAGGGACCCCCTGGACCACGGGCGAAGCCCCGTACGAGGCCCCCGGCCCCGCGCACCCCGCCGCCCCGGCCGAGGCCCCGCAGGGCGCCGGCGGGAAGACCTGCGTCGCCTGCCGCACCGGGTACGTGGACACCGACGGCTACTGCGAGCACTGCGGCCACGCCCAGCCCCGGGAGCGCGACCACCTGGAGGAGGAGCTCGGCAGCGTGGCCGCCGTCAGCGACCGCGGGCTGCGCCACCACCGCAACGAGGACGCCTTCGCGGTCGCGGCCACCGCGCTGCCCGACGGCTCCGCCGCCACCGTGGCCATCGTCTGCGACGGCGTCTCCTCCGCGAGCCGCCCCGACGAGGCATCGGCCGCGGCGGCCGCCGCGGCCAACGAGTACCTGCTCGACGCGCTCCCGCGCGGCGCCCACCCCCAGGAGGCCATGCACGAGGCGATCCTGGCCGCCGCCGCGGCGGTCAACGCCCTGGCCCCGGAGGTGCCCGGCGCGCAGAACGCCCCCGCCTGCACGCTGGTCGGCGCCGTCGTCAGCGAGGGGCTGCTCACCATCGGCTGGGTGGGCGACAGCCGCGCGTACTGGGTCCCGGACGACCGCGCCGCCCTGTCCCGCCGGCTCACCGAGGACGACTCCTGGGCCGCCCAGATGGTCTCGGCCGGCCTGATGGGCGAGGCCGAGGCCTACGCCGACGTCCGCGCACACGCCATCACCGGCTGGCTCGGGGCCGACGCGTACGACCTCGAACCGCACACCGCCGTCTTCAAGCCGGACCACGCCGGCGTGGTCGTCGTCTGCACCGACGGCCTGTGGAACTACGCGGAGGCCGCCCGGGACCTGGCCCAGGTGCTGCCCCCGGACGCCGCCGTCCGGCCCCTGCACAGTGCGCAGGTCCTGGTGGGTCACGCCCTGGACGGCGGCGGCCACGACAACGTCACCGTCGCCCTCGTGCCGTTCGCCGCGCCGCCCGAAGCGGAAGCGGGGCCGGGGGACGGGCGGGGCGCCGAACCGGAACCGGGCGCGCGTCCCGGAGCGGAACCGCAAGCGGAAGCGTCTCCCCGGGCCTGA
- a CDS encoding carbohydrate ABC transporter permease, with product MTPAHRRTAVLQWIAVHSLAIAAALFFVLPFVFVFLTSLMTDQQALTRDLVPDTWVWENYAKVWDTPGFLTWWRNTLLYAGLGTVLTVASSIPVAYALAKFRFRGQRVSMLLVIAMMMLPPQVVIIPMYLFWAQQLDLSGTLWPLIIPLAFGDAFSIFLLRQFLLTIPDEYLDAARVDGCGELRALLRVVLPMAKPGIAAVALFSFFSLWNDYFGPQIYASDNPAAWTLSYGLESFKGAHHTNWNLTMAATVLVMAPVIVLFFFAQKAFVEGVTLTGVKG from the coding sequence ATGACGCCCGCGCACCGGCGCACCGCCGTACTCCAGTGGATCGCCGTGCACTCGCTCGCGATCGCCGCCGCGCTGTTCTTCGTCCTGCCCTTCGTCTTCGTCTTCCTGACCTCGCTGATGACCGATCAGCAGGCGCTCACCCGCGACCTGGTGCCCGACACCTGGGTCTGGGAGAACTACGCCAAGGTGTGGGACACCCCGGGCTTCCTGACCTGGTGGCGCAACACCCTGCTGTACGCGGGGCTCGGCACGGTGCTGACCGTGGCGTCCTCGATCCCGGTGGCCTACGCGCTCGCCAAGTTCCGCTTCCGCGGGCAGCGGGTCTCGATGCTGCTGGTCATCGCCATGATGATGCTGCCGCCCCAGGTCGTGATCATCCCGATGTACCTGTTCTGGGCCCAGCAGCTGGACCTCTCGGGCACCCTGTGGCCGCTGATCATCCCGCTGGCCTTCGGCGACGCCTTCTCCATCTTCCTGCTCCGGCAGTTCCTGCTGACCATCCCCGACGAGTACCTGGACGCGGCCCGCGTCGACGGCTGCGGCGAACTGCGCGCCCTGCTGCGGGTCGTGCTGCCGATGGCGAAGCCGGGCATCGCCGCGGTCGCGCTGTTCTCGTTCTTCTCCCTGTGGAACGACTACTTCGGCCCGCAGATCTACGCCTCCGACAATCCGGCCGCCTGGACCCTCAGCTACGGCCTGGAGTCCTTCAAGGGCGCGCACCACACCAACTGGAACCTGACCATGGCCGCGACCGTGCTGGTCATGGCCCCGGTGATCGTCCTCTTCTTCTTCGCCCAGAAGGCGTTCGTCGAGGGAGTCACCCTGACCGGAGTGAAAGGCTAG
- a CDS encoding N-acetylglucosamine kinase, whose product MGVTRPRNAAVLAIDAGNSKTDVALVGPDGSVLCSGQAGGFQPSRTGVAGAVDVLAEAMAAAGLDPRAGGGPYAEHVSACLANADFPVEERNLAAEIRRRDWAGSTAVYNDTFALLRAGLPAGAGPRGVAVVCGAGINCVGMTPDGRTARFPAVGRISGDWGGGGGLAEEALWWAARAEDGRGEPTELARALPAHFGQDSMYALIESLHLGRIPGGRRHELAPLLFSVAAAGDPVAVSLVHRQADEVVAMAAVALARLELLGEDAPVVLGGSVLAARHPQLDARITAGLAERAPHARVSVVTAPPVLGAGLLGLDALGSPDGAHGKLRAHFG is encoded by the coding sequence ATGGGCGTGACCCGGCCCCGGAACGCGGCGGTGCTGGCCATCGACGCCGGGAACAGCAAGACGGACGTGGCGCTCGTCGGCCCGGACGGCTCGGTGCTGTGCTCCGGTCAGGCCGGGGGCTTCCAGCCGTCCCGGACGGGGGTGGCCGGGGCCGTCGACGTGCTGGCGGAGGCGATGGCAGCCGCGGGGCTGGACCCCCGCGCGGGGGGCGGGCCGTACGCCGAGCACGTGTCCGCCTGCCTGGCCAACGCCGACTTCCCGGTGGAGGAGCGGAACCTGGCGGCCGAGATCCGGCGCCGCGACTGGGCCGGCTCCACGGCGGTGTACAACGACACCTTCGCGCTGCTGCGGGCCGGACTGCCCGCGGGCGCCGGGCCGCGCGGGGTCGCGGTGGTGTGCGGGGCGGGCATCAACTGCGTCGGGATGACCCCGGACGGGCGGACGGCCCGCTTCCCCGCGGTCGGCCGGATCTCCGGCGACTGGGGCGGCGGGGGCGGACTGGCCGAGGAGGCCCTGTGGTGGGCGGCCCGGGCCGAGGACGGCCGGGGCGAGCCGACCGAGCTGGCCCGGGCACTGCCGGCGCACTTCGGGCAGGACTCCATGTACGCGCTGATCGAATCGCTGCACCTGGGCCGGATCCCGGGCGGGCGGCGGCACGAGCTGGCCCCGCTGCTGTTCTCGGTGGCGGCCGCCGGGGACCCGGTGGCCGTGTCGCTGGTGCACCGGCAGGCGGACGAGGTCGTGGCGATGGCGGCGGTGGCGCTGGCCCGCCTGGAGCTGCTCGGCGAGGACGCGCCCGTGGTGCTCGGCGGCAGCGTGCTGGCCGCCCGGCATCCGCAGCTCGACGCCCGGATCACGGCGGGTCTCGCCGAACGGGCGCCGCACGCCCGGGTGTCGGTGGTGACGGCTCCCCCGGTCCTGGGGGCCGGGCTGCTGGGGCTGGACGCGCTCGGGTCCCCGGACGGCGCCCACGGAAAACTCCGTGCCCATTTCGGGTGA
- a CDS encoding vWA domain-containing protein, translated as MANFAKPSAPRFSVEVYQNEFLPQGGRDVHAIVTVTSTGGATATRAAADRGAAAVVIMVDCSGSMEYPPEKMRGAREATAAAVDTLRDGTSFAVIAGTHVAKEVYPGQGRLAVADPVTRARAKEALRGLSSGGGTAIGTWLRLADGLLRQSSAAIRHGILLTDGRNEHEDPARLRATLDACAGRFTCDARGVGTDWEVKEVTGIASALLGSADIVADPAHLAEDFTHMMENVMGKEVADVALRLWTPVGAEIQYVKQVAPAVQDLTARRTEAGPRAGDYPTGSWGDESREYHVCVRVPSAGVGQEMLAARASLVLPGVAGEPAAVLAQGLVRAVWTDDLAASTAINPQVAHYTGQAELAQAIQQGLEARKLGDVDGATAKLGRAVQLASVSGNADTAKLLAKVVEVVDAAAGTVRLKAKVADADEMTLETRSTQTVRVKKT; from the coding sequence ATGGCGAACTTCGCCAAGCCCAGCGCCCCGCGCTTCAGCGTGGAGGTGTACCAGAACGAGTTCCTCCCCCAGGGCGGGCGGGACGTCCACGCCATCGTCACGGTCACCTCCACCGGTGGCGCCACCGCCACCCGCGCGGCGGCCGACCGGGGCGCGGCGGCCGTCGTGATCATGGTCGACTGCTCGGGTTCCATGGAGTACCCGCCGGAGAAGATGCGCGGCGCCCGCGAGGCGACGGCCGCGGCCGTGGACACCCTGCGCGACGGCACCTCGTTCGCCGTGATCGCCGGTACGCACGTGGCGAAGGAGGTGTACCCGGGCCAGGGCCGCCTCGCCGTCGCCGACCCGGTGACCCGCGCCCGGGCCAAGGAGGCGCTGCGCGGGCTCAGCTCCGGCGGCGGCACCGCCATCGGCACCTGGCTGCGGCTGGCCGACGGCCTGCTGCGGCAGTCCTCCGCCGCCATCCGGCACGGGATCCTGCTCACCGACGGCCGCAACGAGCACGAGGACCCGGCCCGGCTGCGCGCCACCCTGGACGCGTGCGCGGGCCGCTTCACCTGCGACGCCCGCGGGGTGGGCACCGACTGGGAGGTCAAGGAGGTCACCGGCATCGCGAGCGCGCTGCTCGGCTCGGCCGACATCGTGGCCGACCCGGCGCACCTCGCCGAGGACTTCACGCACATGATGGAGAACGTCATGGGCAAGGAGGTCGCGGACGTCGCGCTGCGCCTGTGGACCCCGGTCGGCGCCGAGATCCAGTACGTCAAGCAGGTCGCGCCCGCCGTCCAGGACCTGACCGCCCGCCGCACCGAGGCCGGTCCGCGGGCCGGCGACTACCCGACGGGCTCGTGGGGCGACGAGTCCCGCGAGTACCACGTGTGCGTGCGCGTCCCGAGCGCGGGCGTGGGCCAGGAGATGCTCGCCGCGCGCGCCTCGCTGGTCCTGCCGGGGGTGGCGGGCGAGCCCGCCGCCGTCCTCGCCCAGGGGCTGGTGCGGGCGGTGTGGACGGACGATCTGGCCGCCTCCACCGCCATCAACCCGCAGGTCGCCCACTACACCGGGCAGGCGGAACTGGCGCAGGCTATCCAACAGGGCCTCGAAGCCCGCAAACTGGGCGATGTGGACGGGGCGACGGCCAAGCTCGGCCGCGCCGTGCAGCTGGCGAGCGTCTCGGGAAACGCCGACACCGCCAAGCTGCTGGCGAAGGTGGTGGAGGTCGTGGACGCCGCGGCGGGTACTGTGCGGCTGAAGGCGAAGGTCGCCGACGCCGACGAGATGACCCTCGAAACGCGCTCGACGCAGACCGTCCGAGTGAAGAAGACCTGA
- a CDS encoding 6-phospho-beta-glucosidase → MKLAVVGGGSTYTPELIDGFARLRDTLPVSELVLIDPAAERLELIGGLARRIFARQGHPGRITTTSDLDAGVEGADAVLIQLRVGGQAARLRDETWPLECGCVGQETTGAGGLAKALRTVPVVLDIAERVRRASPDAWIIDFTNPVGIVTRALLRAGHKAVGLCNVAIGFQRKFAALLDLAPADIHLDHVGLNHLTWELGVRRGGPDGEDLLPRLLDGHAEAIAADIRLPRAVLDRLGVVPSYYLRYFYAHDEVVRELAAKPSRAAEVAAMERELLALYGDPALDEKPALLARRGGAFYSEAAVDLAAALLGDGNGGGPAVQVVNTLNNGTLPFLPDDAVVEVQARVDGSGPRPLAVPALDPLYAGLIAHVTAYEDLALDAALRGGRERVFRALLAHPLVGQTDRAEGLADRLLAHNKEHLPWA, encoded by the coding sequence ATGAAACTCGCAGTGGTGGGCGGCGGTTCCACCTACACCCCCGAGCTGATCGACGGCTTCGCGCGGCTGCGCGACACCCTGCCCGTCAGCGAGCTGGTGCTGATCGACCCCGCCGCCGAACGGCTGGAGCTGATCGGCGGCCTGGCCCGGCGCATCTTCGCCCGGCAGGGGCACCCCGGGCGGATCACCACCACCTCCGACCTCGACGCCGGGGTCGAGGGCGCCGACGCCGTCCTGATCCAGCTGCGCGTCGGCGGCCAGGCCGCCCGCCTGCGGGACGAGACCTGGCCGCTGGAGTGCGGCTGCGTCGGGCAGGAGACCACGGGCGCCGGGGGGCTCGCCAAGGCGCTGCGCACCGTCCCGGTCGTCCTCGACATCGCCGAACGGGTCCGGCGGGCCAGCCCGGACGCCTGGATCATCGACTTCACCAACCCGGTCGGCATCGTCACCCGCGCCCTGCTCCGGGCCGGCCACAAGGCCGTCGGCCTGTGCAACGTCGCGATCGGCTTCCAGCGCAAGTTCGCGGCCCTGCTGGACCTGGCACCGGCCGACATCCACCTGGACCACGTGGGGCTCAACCACCTGACCTGGGAGCTGGGGGTGCGCCGGGGCGGCCCGGACGGCGAGGACCTGCTGCCGCGGCTGCTCGACGGGCACGCGGAGGCCATCGCCGCGGACATCCGCCTGCCGCGGGCCGTCCTGGACCGGCTGGGCGTCGTACCGTCCTACTACCTGCGGTACTTCTACGCGCACGACGAGGTGGTGCGCGAGCTGGCCGCCAAGCCGTCGCGGGCGGCCGAGGTCGCCGCGATGGAGCGGGAGCTGCTCGCCCTGTACGGGGACCCCGCGCTGGACGAGAAGCCCGCGCTGCTGGCCCGGCGCGGCGGGGCCTTCTACTCGGAGGCGGCCGTGGACCTGGCGGCCGCGCTGCTGGGCGACGGGAACGGCGGCGGACCGGCCGTCCAGGTGGTCAACACGCTCAACAACGGCACCCTGCCCTTCCTGCCGGACGACGCGGTCGTCGAGGTCCAGGCACGGGTGGACGGCTCGGGACCGCGTCCGCTGGCCGTGCCCGCGCTGGACCCGCTGTACGCCGGGCTGATCGCGCACGTGACGGCGTACGAGGACCTCGCCCTGGACGCGGCCCTGCGCGGCGGCCGCGAGCGCGTCTTCCGGGCGCTGCTGGCCCACCCGCTGGTGGGTCAGACCGACCGTGCCGAGGGGCTGGCGGACCGGCTCCTCGCGCACAACAAGGAGCACCTGCCATGGGCGTGA
- a CDS encoding FHA domain-containing protein: MTQAEGGSAAMPSCPNGHQSASDDWCEVCGHRMAASEGPPAAPSYGYGYPPTAGEPTAQAELCPQCRTPREAMAPFCEECRYNFLTRSATSYAPASPAAPDSGVQGRGTAGAAPSTPPPPVTYAQDHFEYQGSRPSRVNRPAEPLQREDDWLLPPPAHEPPQPRYQQQPPPPPQREYQQEYQHQPPQQHQPQQQQQHQQQPQPQPPPQQYQPPQQQSFAPQGGSWSATIGPDRSYFMAMMQRSGPEAAGLNLPAYSPEQHLALAGGQITIGRRRASTGESPDIDLSVPPEDPGVSHQHAVLVQQPDLSWAVVDQNSTNGTTINGGEDPIQPYVPVPLADGDRVHVGAWTTITIRRG, encoded by the coding sequence ATGACGCAGGCAGAAGGGGGAAGCGCCGCCATGCCGAGCTGCCCGAACGGGCACCAGTCCGCCTCCGACGACTGGTGCGAGGTCTGCGGCCATCGCATGGCTGCCTCCGAAGGCCCCCCTGCGGCGCCTTCCTACGGCTACGGCTACCCCCCGACCGCCGGCGAGCCGACCGCCCAGGCCGAGCTCTGCCCGCAGTGCCGGACCCCGCGCGAGGCCATGGCCCCGTTCTGCGAGGAGTGCCGGTACAACTTCCTGACCCGTTCGGCGACTTCGTACGCCCCGGCATCCCCGGCCGCCCCGGACTCCGGGGTCCAGGGGCGCGGGACGGCGGGCGCGGCCCCCTCCACGCCTCCGCCGCCCGTGACGTACGCGCAGGACCACTTCGAGTACCAGGGCTCGCGTCCCTCCCGGGTCAACCGCCCGGCCGAGCCGCTGCAGCGCGAGGACGACTGGCTGCTGCCGCCTCCGGCGCACGAGCCGCCGCAGCCTCGGTACCAGCAGCAGCCCCCGCCGCCGCCCCAGCGCGAGTACCAGCAGGAATACCAACACCAGCCGCCCCAGCAGCACCAGCCGCAGCAACAGCAGCAGCACCAGCAGCAGCCGCAGCCGCAGCCGCCGCCGCAGCAGTACCAGCCCCCGCAGCAGCAGTCCTTCGCGCCGCAGGGCGGCTCTTGGAGCGCGACGATCGGCCCCGACCGCTCGTACTTCATGGCGATGATGCAGCGCAGCGGCCCCGAGGCGGCCGGGCTCAACCTGCCCGCGTACTCCCCGGAGCAGCACCTGGCGCTCGCCGGCGGCCAGATCACCATCGGCCGCCGCCGCGCCTCCACGGGCGAGTCCCCCGACATCGACCTGTCGGTGCCCCCGGAGGACCCGGGCGTCTCCCACCAGCACGCGGTCCTGGTCCAGCAGCCCGACCTCAGCTGGGCGGTGGTGGACCAGAACTCCACCAACGGCACCACCATCAACGGCGGCGAGGACCCGATCCAGCCCTACGTCCCGGTCCCGCTCGCCGACGGCGACCGCGTGCACGTGGGCGCCTGGACCACGATCACCATCCGCCGCGGCTAG
- a CDS encoding tetratricopeptide repeat protein, whose protein sequence is MPRPDPAAAVLENPEVPERKRFCSRADCGAPVGRARGDRPGRTEGFCTKCGHPYSFVPKLRAGEVVHGQYEVAGCLAHGGLGWVYLAVDRAVSDRWVVLKGLLDTGDEDAMAAAISERRFLAEIEHSNIVRIYNFVEHLDQRTGSLDGYIVMEYVGGKSLKEIANERRRPDGRRDPLPVEQACAYGIEALEALGHLHSRNLLYCDFKVDNAIQQQDQLKLIDMGAVRRMDDEESAIYGTVGYQAPEVAELGPSVASDLYTVARTLAVLTFDFQGYTNVFVDSLPDPEHIEVFGRYESFYRLLVRATDPDPGRRFASAQEMADQLTGVLREVVALQTGRPRPQLSTLFGPETRVPDTRLFADTDPAVSRLGLRRPASRRGGGLFPSRGRRGPAAPPGTPAGAAAPGTPRPGGLAVPPATPAQGAPGGPAPLPAGTPGAWAQAPGGGGHPGGAPSAGPAGAGPQGSGGLPLRAGTPGTPGVPEPLAAGAPGPWAPEPQAPGGLPLHAGTPAPGTPGGLAPITAAAPGPWAQAPGGAGLPAGAAQAGAAGPQAPGGASALSGHAEGGIGSSATHVAAVPGPRPAPAAAAVAVVAAPVRGAGLAPAPGPPAGAARRDAALALPVPLVDPADPNAGFLTGLLASAPGDLLGALGSAPSDSAELRLRELRARLELGELAAASASLRELEARHPDDWRVVWARGVASLAAGEDEIAALSFDAIYDAFPGEPAPKLALGLCAEVLGQLDNAAEYYRLVWTTDPGFVSAAFGLARVRLAAGDRAGAVLALESVPEASIHYTAARVAAVRARLRDRSPQEPLLADLTAAAGQVEALRTFGLDPERHERLTTEVLGSALDWVLSGSRGSDPGSTSLLGSQLDERGLRFGLERSYRVLARLARRGEERIELVERANRFRPRTWV, encoded by the coding sequence GTGCCGCGTCCGGATCCTGCGGCCGCCGTCCTGGAGAACCCGGAGGTGCCCGAGCGCAAGCGGTTCTGCTCGCGCGCCGACTGCGGGGCCCCGGTGGGGCGGGCCCGGGGCGACCGACCCGGGCGGACGGAAGGGTTCTGCACCAAGTGCGGGCACCCGTACTCCTTCGTGCCCAAGCTGCGCGCGGGCGAGGTGGTGCACGGCCAGTACGAGGTGGCGGGCTGTCTCGCCCACGGCGGCCTCGGCTGGGTGTACCTGGCGGTGGACCGGGCGGTGTCGGACCGCTGGGTGGTCCTCAAGGGCCTGCTGGACACCGGTGACGAGGACGCGATGGCGGCCGCGATATCGGAGCGGCGCTTCCTCGCGGAGATCGAGCACTCCAACATCGTGCGGATCTACAACTTCGTGGAGCACCTGGACCAGCGGACCGGTTCGCTGGACGGGTACATCGTCATGGAGTACGTGGGCGGCAAATCGCTGAAGGAGATCGCGAACGAGCGGCGCCGGCCGGACGGGCGGCGCGATCCGCTGCCGGTGGAGCAGGCCTGCGCGTACGGCATCGAGGCGCTGGAGGCGCTCGGCCACCTGCACAGCCGCAACCTCCTGTACTGCGACTTCAAGGTCGACAACGCGATCCAGCAGCAGGACCAGCTGAAGCTGATCGACATGGGCGCGGTGCGGCGGATGGACGACGAGGAGTCGGCCATCTACGGCACGGTGGGCTACCAGGCCCCGGAGGTCGCGGAGCTGGGCCCCTCGGTCGCCTCCGACCTGTACACGGTGGCGCGCACCCTGGCCGTGCTGACCTTCGACTTCCAGGGCTACACCAATGTGTTCGTGGACTCGCTGCCGGACCCGGAGCACATCGAGGTGTTCGGGCGGTACGAGTCCTTCTACCGGCTGCTCGTCCGGGCCACCGATCCGGATCCGGGGCGGCGGTTCGCCTCCGCGCAGGAGATGGCGGACCAGCTGACCGGCGTGCTGCGGGAGGTCGTCGCCCTCCAGACGGGCCGGCCGCGGCCGCAGCTGTCCACCCTGTTCGGCCCGGAGACCCGCGTCCCGGACACCCGGCTCTTCGCGGACACGGACCCGGCGGTCTCCCGCCTGGGCCTGCGCCGACCGGCCTCCCGGCGGGGCGGCGGCCTCTTCCCGTCGCGCGGCCGCCGCGGACCCGCCGCCCCACCGGGTACACCGGCAGGCGCGGCCGCGCCGGGAACCCCCCGGCCGGGGGGCCTCGCCGTGCCCCCGGCGACTCCCGCCCAGGGAGCGCCGGGCGGCCCCGCGCCGCTCCCGGCTGGGACGCCCGGCGCGTGGGCGCAGGCGCCCGGGGGTGGTGGCCATCCTGGCGGGGCCCCCTCTGCGGGGCCGGCCGGTGCCGGGCCGCAGGGCTCGGGTGGGCTTCCCCTGCGCGCGGGTACGCCCGGAACCCCGGGCGTACCCGAGCCGCTCGCAGCCGGGGCCCCTGGCCCGTGGGCGCCGGAGCCGCAAGCTCCCGGCGGGCTTCCGCTGCACGCGGGCACTCCCGCGCCCGGAACCCCGGGCGGCCTCGCGCCGATCACAGCCGCGGCCCCCGGCCCTTGGGCTCAGGCGCCCGGCGGCGCCGGCCTGCCCGCCGGGGCCGCCCAGGCGGGGGCGGCCGGGCCGCAGGCCCCCGGCGGGGCTTCCGCCCTGTCGGGGCACGCCGAGGGCGGGATCGGGAGCAGTGCCACGCATGTGGCGGCGGTGCCCGGGCCCCGGCCCGCGCCCGCGGCCGCGGCCGTGGCCGTGGTGGCGGCTCCGGTCCGGGGGGCGGGGCTGGCACCCGCGCCCGGTCCCCCCGCGGGAGCGGCCCGGCGGGACGCCGCGCTGGCGCTGCCCGTACCCCTGGTGGACCCGGCCGACCCCAACGCCGGTTTCCTGACCGGCCTGCTGGCCTCCGCACCCGGCGACCTCCTGGGCGCCCTCGGCTCGGCGCCGTCCGATTCGGCCGAGCTGCGGCTGCGGGAGCTGCGGGCCCGGCTCGAGCTGGGCGAACTGGCCGCGGCCTCCGCCTCCCTGCGGGAGCTGGAGGCGCGCCACCCCGACGACTGGCGCGTGGTGTGGGCCCGCGGCGTCGCCTCCCTGGCCGCCGGGGAGGACGAGATCGCGGCCCTGTCCTTCGACGCGATCTACGACGCCTTCCCCGGCGAGCCCGCGCCGAAGCTGGCGCTGGGGCTGTGCGCGGAGGTCCTCGGCCAGCTGGACAACGCCGCCGAGTACTACCGGCTCGTCTGGACCACCGACCCCGGGTTCGTGAGCGCCGCCTTCGGGCTGGCCCGGGTCCGGCTCGCCGCGGGCGACCGGGCCGGAGCCGTGCTCGCACTGGAGTCCGTGCCCGAGGCCTCCATCCACTACACCGCCGCCCGGGTGGCCGCCGTACGGGCACGTCTGCGCGACCGGTCCCCGCAGGAGCCCCTGTTGGCCGACCTGACGGCGGCCGCCGGGCAGGTGGAGGCGCTGCGGACGTTCGGGCTGGATCCCGAGCGCCACGAGCGGCTCACGACGGAAGTTCTGGGCTCGGCCCTCGACTGGGTACTGTCGGGTAGCCGGGGTTCCGATCCCGGAAGCACCTCGCTGCTCGGCAGCCAACTGGACGAACGCGGCCTGCGCTTCGGACTGGAGCGCTCGTACCGCGTGCTCGCACGGCTGGCGCGGCGGGGCGAGGAGAGGATCGAACTGGTGGAGCGGGCAAACCGTTTCCGTCCCCGGACGTGGGTGTGA